From the Dermochelys coriacea isolate rDerCor1 chromosome 26, rDerCor1.pri.v4, whole genome shotgun sequence genome, one window contains:
- the LGI3 gene encoding leucine-rich repeat LGI family member 3 isoform X2, which produces MSELQPGKVMRTGQVLAFLLISLAFLWLPAGSKRAPKLPPCPQSCSCTRDTAFCIDSKAVPRNLPTEVISLTMVNAAFTEIKAAAFAHIPLLQFLLLNSNKFTLIGDDAFTGLSHLQYLSLANNNLQTLPRDIFTPLDILSDLDLRGNALICDCKIKWLVDWVERTNATVPATFCSSPVRYQGQKIWDLALKDFDCITTDFVVHQVLPFQSVSAEPFVYSSDLYVALAQPSASSCTILKWDYVERKLRDFDRIPAHSAVYCKPIVAQSQLYVVVAQLFGGSYIYRWDTNVDKFIKIQDMDSRKIRKPNDIEAFQIDGNWYFVIADSSKAGSTSLYRWNQNGFYSHQALHPWHRDTDVEYVENEGKPWLIISSSSQAPVIYQWSRTQKQFVQQGEVAEIMDVQLVKHFKFKKDNYLCLSRYIGDSKVVKWEGQRFTELQTLPSRGSMVMQPFLVSQRQYMVLGSDFSFTHVYLWHEEKQKFVKFQELSVQAPRAFHYVPLEDMDVLLAPSFKSSTLVYRHVVVDLSL; this is translated from the exons ATGTctgagctgcagccagggaaagtGATGCGGACGGGGCAAGTCCTTGCCTTCCTCCTGATCAGCCTGGCCTTCCTCTGGCTGCCTGCAGGCTCCAAGCGAGCCCCCAAGCTGCCCCCATGTCCCCAGAGCTGCTCCTGCACCAGGGACACTGCCTTCTGCATCGACTCCAAAGCTGTCCCCAGGAACCTGCCCACGGAGGTCATTTCcct AACCATGGTGAACGCGGCCTTTACTGAAATCAAAGCAGCAGCCTTCGCTCACATCCCCCTCCTGCAGTTCCT ATTACTGAACTCCAACAAGTTTACGCTGATCGGGGACGATGCCTTCACTGGCCTCTCCCACCTGCAGTACCT atcttTGGCCAACAAcaacctgcagacactgcccAGAGATATCTTCACACCCCTGGACATCCTCAGTGACCT ggACCTCCGGGGCAACGCTTTGATCTGTGACTGCAAAATCAAGTGGTTGGTGGATTGGGTGGAGAGGACCAATGCCACGGTGCCTGCCACCTTCTGCAGCAGCCCTGTCCGCTACCAGGGGCAGAAGATCTGGGACCTGGCCCTCAAGGACTTTGACTGCATCACGACAG ACTTCGTGGTGCACCAGGTCCTGCCATTCCAGTCGGTGTCAGCTGAGCCCTTTGTCTACAGCAGTGACCTCTACGTAGCACTGGCCCAGCCCAGTGCCAGCAGCTGCACCATCCTCAAGTGGGACTATGTGGAGCGCAAGCTAAGGGACTTTGACCGCATCCCTG CTCATTCAGCCGTGTACTGCAAGCCCATCGTGGCTCAGTCGCAGCTCTACGTGGTGGTGGCACAGCTCTTCGGCGGCTCCTACATCTACCGGTGGGACACCAACGTGGACAAGTTCATCAAGATCCAGGACATGGACAGCAGGAAGATCCGCAAGCCCAATGACATCGAGGCCTTCCAGATTGACGGCAACTGGTATTTCGTCATCGCCGACAGCTCCAAGGCTGGCTCCACCAGCCTCTACCGCTGGAACCAGAATGGCTTCTACTCCCACCAGGCCCTGCACCCCTGGCACCGCGACACCGACGTGGAATACGTGGAGAATGAAGGCAAGCCCTGGCTCATcatctccagcagctcccaggccccTGTCATCTACCAGTGGAGCCGCACCCAGAAGCAGTTTGTGCAGCAGGGGGAGGTGGCTGAGATAATGGACGTGCAGCTGGTCAAGCACTTCAAGTTCAAGAAAGACAATTACCTGTGCCTTAGCCGCTACATCGGGGACTCCAAGGTGGTCAAGTGGGAGGGGCAGCGCTTCACCGAGCTGCAGACTCTGCCCTCACGGGGCTCCATGGTCATGCAACCCTTCCTGGTGTCCCAGCGCCAGTACATGGTGCTGGGCAGCGACTTCTCCTTCACCCACGTTTACCTCTGGCACGAGGAGAAGCAGAAGTTTGTCAAGTTCCAGGAACTCTCTGTCCAAGCCCCCCGGGCCTTCCACTACGTCCCCTTGGAGGACATGGATGTCCTGCTGGCCCCCAGCTTCAAGAGCAGCACGCTAGTCTACAGGCACGTTGTGGTGGACCTCAGCTTGTAG
- the LGI3 gene encoding leucine-rich repeat LGI family member 3 isoform X1: MSELQPGKVMRTGQVLAFLLISLAFLWLPAGSKRAPKLPPCPQSCSCTRDTAFCIDSKAVPRNLPTEVISLTMVNAAFTEIKAAAFAHIPLLQFLLLNSNKFTLIGDDAFTGLSHLQYLFIENNDIRSLSKFTFRGLKSLTHLSLANNNLQTLPRDIFTPLDILSDLDLRGNALICDCKIKWLVDWVERTNATVPATFCSSPVRYQGQKIWDLALKDFDCITTDFVVHQVLPFQSVSAEPFVYSSDLYVALAQPSASSCTILKWDYVERKLRDFDRIPAHSAVYCKPIVAQSQLYVVVAQLFGGSYIYRWDTNVDKFIKIQDMDSRKIRKPNDIEAFQIDGNWYFVIADSSKAGSTSLYRWNQNGFYSHQALHPWHRDTDVEYVENEGKPWLIISSSSQAPVIYQWSRTQKQFVQQGEVAEIMDVQLVKHFKFKKDNYLCLSRYIGDSKVVKWEGQRFTELQTLPSRGSMVMQPFLVSQRQYMVLGSDFSFTHVYLWHEEKQKFVKFQELSVQAPRAFHYVPLEDMDVLLAPSFKSSTLVYRHVVVDLSL, from the exons ATGTctgagctgcagccagggaaagtGATGCGGACGGGGCAAGTCCTTGCCTTCCTCCTGATCAGCCTGGCCTTCCTCTGGCTGCCTGCAGGCTCCAAGCGAGCCCCCAAGCTGCCCCCATGTCCCCAGAGCTGCTCCTGCACCAGGGACACTGCCTTCTGCATCGACTCCAAAGCTGTCCCCAGGAACCTGCCCACGGAGGTCATTTCcct AACCATGGTGAACGCGGCCTTTACTGAAATCAAAGCAGCAGCCTTCGCTCACATCCCCCTCCTGCAGTTCCT ATTACTGAACTCCAACAAGTTTACGCTGATCGGGGACGATGCCTTCACTGGCCTCTCCCACCTGCAGTACCT GTTCATTGAGAACAATGACATCCGCTCTCTGTCGAAATTCACCTTCCGAGGGCTGAAGTCCCTGACACACCT atcttTGGCCAACAAcaacctgcagacactgcccAGAGATATCTTCACACCCCTGGACATCCTCAGTGACCT ggACCTCCGGGGCAACGCTTTGATCTGTGACTGCAAAATCAAGTGGTTGGTGGATTGGGTGGAGAGGACCAATGCCACGGTGCCTGCCACCTTCTGCAGCAGCCCTGTCCGCTACCAGGGGCAGAAGATCTGGGACCTGGCCCTCAAGGACTTTGACTGCATCACGACAG ACTTCGTGGTGCACCAGGTCCTGCCATTCCAGTCGGTGTCAGCTGAGCCCTTTGTCTACAGCAGTGACCTCTACGTAGCACTGGCCCAGCCCAGTGCCAGCAGCTGCACCATCCTCAAGTGGGACTATGTGGAGCGCAAGCTAAGGGACTTTGACCGCATCCCTG CTCATTCAGCCGTGTACTGCAAGCCCATCGTGGCTCAGTCGCAGCTCTACGTGGTGGTGGCACAGCTCTTCGGCGGCTCCTACATCTACCGGTGGGACACCAACGTGGACAAGTTCATCAAGATCCAGGACATGGACAGCAGGAAGATCCGCAAGCCCAATGACATCGAGGCCTTCCAGATTGACGGCAACTGGTATTTCGTCATCGCCGACAGCTCCAAGGCTGGCTCCACCAGCCTCTACCGCTGGAACCAGAATGGCTTCTACTCCCACCAGGCCCTGCACCCCTGGCACCGCGACACCGACGTGGAATACGTGGAGAATGAAGGCAAGCCCTGGCTCATcatctccagcagctcccaggccccTGTCATCTACCAGTGGAGCCGCACCCAGAAGCAGTTTGTGCAGCAGGGGGAGGTGGCTGAGATAATGGACGTGCAGCTGGTCAAGCACTTCAAGTTCAAGAAAGACAATTACCTGTGCCTTAGCCGCTACATCGGGGACTCCAAGGTGGTCAAGTGGGAGGGGCAGCGCTTCACCGAGCTGCAGACTCTGCCCTCACGGGGCTCCATGGTCATGCAACCCTTCCTGGTGTCCCAGCGCCAGTACATGGTGCTGGGCAGCGACTTCTCCTTCACCCACGTTTACCTCTGGCACGAGGAGAAGCAGAAGTTTGTCAAGTTCCAGGAACTCTCTGTCCAAGCCCCCCGGGCCTTCCACTACGTCCCCTTGGAGGACATGGATGTCCTGCTGGCCCCCAGCTTCAAGAGCAGCACGCTAGTCTACAGGCACGTTGTGGTGGACCTCAGCTTGTAG
- the LGI3 gene encoding leucine-rich repeat LGI family member 3 isoform X3: MVNAAFTEIKAAAFAHIPLLQFLLLNSNKFTLIGDDAFTGLSHLQYLFIENNDIRSLSKFTFRGLKSLTHLSLANNNLQTLPRDIFTPLDILSDLDLRGNALICDCKIKWLVDWVERTNATVPATFCSSPVRYQGQKIWDLALKDFDCITTDFVVHQVLPFQSVSAEPFVYSSDLYVALAQPSASSCTILKWDYVERKLRDFDRIPAHSAVYCKPIVAQSQLYVVVAQLFGGSYIYRWDTNVDKFIKIQDMDSRKIRKPNDIEAFQIDGNWYFVIADSSKAGSTSLYRWNQNGFYSHQALHPWHRDTDVEYVENEGKPWLIISSSSQAPVIYQWSRTQKQFVQQGEVAEIMDVQLVKHFKFKKDNYLCLSRYIGDSKVVKWEGQRFTELQTLPSRGSMVMQPFLVSQRQYMVLGSDFSFTHVYLWHEEKQKFVKFQELSVQAPRAFHYVPLEDMDVLLAPSFKSSTLVYRHVVVDLSL; encoded by the exons ATGGTGAACGCGGCCTTTACTGAAATCAAAGCAGCAGCCTTCGCTCACATCCCCCTCCTGCAGTTCCT ATTACTGAACTCCAACAAGTTTACGCTGATCGGGGACGATGCCTTCACTGGCCTCTCCCACCTGCAGTACCT GTTCATTGAGAACAATGACATCCGCTCTCTGTCGAAATTCACCTTCCGAGGGCTGAAGTCCCTGACACACCT atcttTGGCCAACAAcaacctgcagacactgcccAGAGATATCTTCACACCCCTGGACATCCTCAGTGACCT ggACCTCCGGGGCAACGCTTTGATCTGTGACTGCAAAATCAAGTGGTTGGTGGATTGGGTGGAGAGGACCAATGCCACGGTGCCTGCCACCTTCTGCAGCAGCCCTGTCCGCTACCAGGGGCAGAAGATCTGGGACCTGGCCCTCAAGGACTTTGACTGCATCACGACAG ACTTCGTGGTGCACCAGGTCCTGCCATTCCAGTCGGTGTCAGCTGAGCCCTTTGTCTACAGCAGTGACCTCTACGTAGCACTGGCCCAGCCCAGTGCCAGCAGCTGCACCATCCTCAAGTGGGACTATGTGGAGCGCAAGCTAAGGGACTTTGACCGCATCCCTG CTCATTCAGCCGTGTACTGCAAGCCCATCGTGGCTCAGTCGCAGCTCTACGTGGTGGTGGCACAGCTCTTCGGCGGCTCCTACATCTACCGGTGGGACACCAACGTGGACAAGTTCATCAAGATCCAGGACATGGACAGCAGGAAGATCCGCAAGCCCAATGACATCGAGGCCTTCCAGATTGACGGCAACTGGTATTTCGTCATCGCCGACAGCTCCAAGGCTGGCTCCACCAGCCTCTACCGCTGGAACCAGAATGGCTTCTACTCCCACCAGGCCCTGCACCCCTGGCACCGCGACACCGACGTGGAATACGTGGAGAATGAAGGCAAGCCCTGGCTCATcatctccagcagctcccaggccccTGTCATCTACCAGTGGAGCCGCACCCAGAAGCAGTTTGTGCAGCAGGGGGAGGTGGCTGAGATAATGGACGTGCAGCTGGTCAAGCACTTCAAGTTCAAGAAAGACAATTACCTGTGCCTTAGCCGCTACATCGGGGACTCCAAGGTGGTCAAGTGGGAGGGGCAGCGCTTCACCGAGCTGCAGACTCTGCCCTCACGGGGCTCCATGGTCATGCAACCCTTCCTGGTGTCCCAGCGCCAGTACATGGTGCTGGGCAGCGACTTCTCCTTCACCCACGTTTACCTCTGGCACGAGGAGAAGCAGAAGTTTGTCAAGTTCCAGGAACTCTCTGTCCAAGCCCCCCGGGCCTTCCACTACGTCCCCTTGGAGGACATGGATGTCCTGCTGGCCCCCAGCTTCAAGAGCAGCACGCTAGTCTACAGGCACGTTGTGGTGGACCTCAGCTTGTAG
- the LOC119848552 gene encoding pulmonary surfactant-associated protein C encodes MDVSSKEALIEAPPDYSSVPRIPCLSPHLKRLLIILVVVVIIVLVVLGFLLMGLHISEKHTETVLRMTIHGLDGEGSPQQLSMSGKERTGTFHIKAGINSSATVVYDYPHLLICYKSWQGQACYITKMDKENIQGLDTIAKAFQHLQLKQGEEMEEGGFPVPQANRSILGTTVNILCSNVPIYWA; translated from the exons ATGGATGTTAGCAGCAAGGAGGCTCTGATAGAGGCCCCTCCG GACTACTCTTCTGTGCCCAGgatcccctgcctctcccctcacCTCAAGAGACTCTTGATCATCTTGGTGGTGGTTGTGATCATAGTCTTGGTTGTGCTGGGTTTCCTCCTGATGGGACTGCACATATCTGAGAAGCACACGGAAACT GTTTTGCGAATGACTATCCATGGCCTGGATGGGGAAGGGTCCCCGCAGCAGCTCTCTATGAGTGGGAAAGAAAGGACAGGGACTTTCCACATCAAGGCAGGGATCAATTCTTCAGCCACTGTTGTGTACGACTACCCCCAC CTGCTGATCTGCTACAAATCCTGGCAAGGCCAAGCCTGCTACATCACCAAGATGGACAAGGAGAACATTCAGGGCCTGGATACCATTGCCAAGGCGTTCCAGCATCTccag CTTAAACAAGGTGAagagatggaggaaggggggTTCCCTGTGCCCCAGGCCAATCGCTCCATCCTGGGCACTACAGTTAACATCCTCTGTAGCAACGTTCCCATCTACTGGGCTTAG